The Pelorhabdus rhamnosifermentans genome contains a region encoding:
- the gvpJ gene encoding gas vesicle protein GvpJ, producing the protein MKKMAVRTAMASSSLVEVVDRILDKGIVIDAWARVSL; encoded by the coding sequence AAATGGCCGTTAGAACTGCAATGGCATCCTCCAGCCTGGTTGAAGTCGTTGACCGCATCCTGGATAAAGGAATCGTGATAGACGCCTGGGCTCGTGTTTCACT